In one Shewanella loihica PV-4 genomic region, the following are encoded:
- a CDS encoding methyl-accepting chemotaxis protein: MSEHKRQEAHEMTAASTQGSGLMERIKSVRFQLKLNIFLIIFAFIFLGYKGITGMLDAGYAIGDLYGQGMQHSIRAGKVLNELEKARSGLLLGFQHDPANAFADMHNHPLSFHIDASRASIKTLHDIIDNQILASDLADDERAEVNRLVSLLDKVTQEGFNPAIQALSQGEYKRSNQLLLEKINPLFKDITDQAQAFLDMQIAEAKTSYQASQETVSLYIWLVAIFSGVAMLAISVSSVFIIRRVSLSVVQLEETAVDIAAGDLTKRIRLGGHDEFAHIAEHVNRIASDFQQAVTNTHASTSRLASAAEENAVVSTQTQRNVLDQQQQTQLIATAIHEFTATVREVAQSAASAATASQDANGAAHGAQGVVDESIAVIEALAQELSRASEAMTLLAQHSNEIGTVVDVIQAISEQTNLLALNAAIEAARAGEQGRGFAVVADEVRSLAKRTQDSTEEIQKMIQRLQQGARDSMQMMQSGTEQVKLSVDKSLMVRDALQQILNSIEEINALNAQIATASEEQSSVTEEININITNISEISDQTAEGARQSSDATEDLARLAESMEADIAHYKV; encoded by the coding sequence ATGTCTGAACACAAACGCCAGGAGGCACATGAGATGACGGCAGCGTCCACCCAGGGATCAGGCTTGATGGAGCGGATCAAGTCGGTAAGATTTCAATTAAAACTCAATATCTTCTTAATCATCTTCGCCTTCATCTTCCTCGGCTATAAGGGGATCACCGGTATGTTGGATGCGGGATATGCCATAGGGGATCTCTACGGTCAGGGTATGCAGCACAGCATCCGGGCCGGTAAGGTGCTCAACGAGCTGGAGAAGGCCCGCAGCGGATTGCTGCTCGGCTTTCAACATGATCCCGCCAACGCCTTTGCCGACATGCACAACCACCCCCTGAGCTTCCATATCGATGCCAGCCGGGCCTCGATTAAGACGCTGCACGACATTATAGATAATCAGATCTTGGCATCGGATCTCGCCGACGATGAGCGCGCCGAGGTCAATCGCCTGGTGTCGCTATTGGACAAGGTTACTCAGGAGGGCTTTAACCCCGCCATCCAGGCCTTGAGTCAGGGAGAATATAAACGCTCCAATCAGTTGCTGCTCGAGAAGATTAACCCCCTGTTTAAGGATATCACCGACCAGGCCCAGGCCTTCCTGGATATGCAGATCGCCGAGGCTAAGACTAGCTATCAGGCCTCACAGGAGACCGTCTCCCTCTACATCTGGCTGGTGGCCATCTTCTCTGGCGTCGCCATGCTTGCCATCAGCGTCAGCTCGGTATTTATCATTCGCCGGGTGAGCCTGTCTGTGGTGCAGCTGGAAGAGACGGCGGTGGATATCGCCGCTGGCGATCTCACCAAGCGTATTCGCCTCGGCGGCCACGATGAATTTGCCCATATCGCCGAGCATGTGAATCGCATCGCAAGCGATTTCCAGCAGGCGGTGACCAACACCCACGCCTCGACCTCACGCCTGGCCAGCGCGGCGGAAGAGAATGCCGTGGTATCGACTCAGACCCAGCGCAACGTGCTGGATCAACAGCAGCAGACCCAGCTGATCGCCACCGCCATCCATGAGTTTACCGCCACTGTGCGTGAGGTGGCTCAGAGCGCTGCCTCGGCCGCCACCGCCTCCCAGGATGCCAACGGCGCCGCTCACGGCGCCCAGGGCGTGGTGGATGAGAGTATCGCCGTGATTGAGGCGCTGGCGCAGGAGCTGAGCCGAGCCAGCGAGGCGATGACACTACTAGCCCAGCATTCCAATGAGATAGGCACTGTGGTGGATGTCATTCAGGCGATCTCCGAGCAGACCAACCTGCTGGCGCTGAACGCGGCCATCGAGGCGGCGCGGGCGGGTGAGCAGGGCAGGGGGTTTGCCGTGGTGGCCGACGAGGTGCGCTCTCTGGCGAAACGCACCCAGGACTCTACCGAGGAGATCCAGAAGATGATCCAGCGCCTGCAACAGGGGGCGCGGGACTCGATGCAGATGATGCAGAGCGGCACAGAGCAGGTGAAACTCAGCGTGGATAAATCCTTGATGGTTCGTGATGCCCTGCAGCAGATCTTAAACAGCATAGAAGAGATCAACGCCCTCAACGCCCAGATAGCCACCGCCTCGGAGGAGCAGAGCTCGGTCACTGAGGAGATCAACATCAATA